In the genome of Pongo pygmaeus isolate AG05252 chromosome 9, NHGRI_mPonPyg2-v2.0_pri, whole genome shotgun sequence, one region contains:
- the CDK2AP2 gene encoding cyclin-dependent kinase 2-associated protein 2 isoform X1, whose translation MSYKPIAPAPSSTPGSSTPGPGTPVPTGSVPSPSGSVPGAGAPFRPLFNDFGPPSMGYVQAMKPPGAQGSQSTYTDLLSVIEEMGKEIRPTYAGSKSAMERLKRGIIHARALVRECLAETERNART comes from the exons ATGTCCTACAAACCCATCGCCCCTGCTCCCAGCAGCACCCCTGGCTCCAGCACCCCTGGGCCGGGCACCCCGGTCCCTACAG GAAGCGTCCCGTCGCCGTCGGGCTCAGTGCCAGGAGCCGGCGCACCTTTTAGACCGCTGTTTAACGACTTTGGACCGCCTTCCATGGGCTACGTGCAG GCGATGAAGCCACCCGGCGCCCAGGGCTCCCAGAGCACCTACACGGACCTGCTGTCAGTCATAGAGGAGATGGGCAAAGAGATCCGGCCCACCTATGCTGGCAGCAAGAGCGCCATGGAGCGCCTGAAGAGAG gtaTCATCCATGCCCGGGCCCTAGTCAGAGAGTGCCTGGCAGAGACAGAGCGGAACGCCCGCACGTAA
- the CDK2AP2 gene encoding cyclin-dependent kinase 2-associated protein 2 isoform X2 produces MGYVQAMKPPGAQGSQSTYTDLLSVIEEMGKEIRPTYAGSKSAMERLKRGIIHARALVRECLAETERNART; encoded by the exons ATGGGCTACGTGCAG GCGATGAAGCCACCCGGCGCCCAGGGCTCCCAGAGCACCTACACGGACCTGCTGTCAGTCATAGAGGAGATGGGCAAAGAGATCCGGCCCACCTATGCTGGCAGCAAGAGCGCCATGGAGCGCCTGAAGAGAG gtaTCATCCATGCCCGGGCCCTAGTCAGAGAGTGCCTGGCAGAGACAGAGCGGAACGCCCGCACGTAA